The Oncorhynchus nerka isolate Pitt River unplaced genomic scaffold, Oner_Uvic_2.0 unplaced_scaffold_3544, whole genome shotgun sequence region CACATCCTTGCAACAATTTCCTGTCCTATTTTCCCCCAGATTCAGATCAGACTAAAGGTTACTTCCTGTATCCAGCGTATCGTTGTGTATCAGTGAAATCATCGTCCTCACTAACTGTCTTCGGTGTCCCAACAGATCCAGGTGATCAAAGCCTTTGGGATTCTGAAGAGGGCCGCTGCAGAGGTCAACAAGGACTACGGACTGGACCCGAGGCTGGCTGATGCCATCGTGCAGGCTGCTGATGAGGTGCCtgatacagggggaacagccacACCACTACAGGAGAGGGTCGCATGACAGACCAGCCTGGGTACCTGTCTAGTTCTAACACAGATTAGACTGGGTACCTGTCTACTAACACAGATTAGACTGGGTACCTGTCTACTAACACAGATTAGACTGGGTACCTGTCTACTAACACAGATCAGACTGGGTACCTGTCGACTAACACAGATTAGACTGGGTACCTGTCGACTAACACAGATTAGACTGGGTACCTGTCGACTAACACAGATTAGACTGGGTACCTGTCGACTAACACAGATTAGACTGGGTACCTGTCGACTAACACAGATTAGACTGGGTACCTGTCGACTAACACAGATTAGACTGGGTGCCTGTCGACTAACACAGATTAGACTGGGTACCTGTCGACTAACACAGATTAGACTGGGTACCTGTGAAGCTAACACAGATTAGACTGGTACCTGTCGACTAACACAGATTAGACTGGGTACCTGTCGACTAACACAGATTAGACTGGGTACCTGTCGACTAACACAGATTAGACTGGGTACCTGTCGGCTAACACAGATTAGACTGGGTACCTGTCGACTAACACAGATTAGACTGGGTACCTGTCGACTAACACAGATTAGACTGGGTACCTGTCGACTAACACAGATTAGACTGGGTACCTGTCGACTAACACAGATTAGACTGGGTACCTGTCGACTAACACA contains the following coding sequences:
- the LOC135566735 gene encoding fumarate hydratase, mitochondrial-like → MLIDCLHVVVQSSEYRIEADTFGELKVPVDKYYGAQTVRSTMNFKIGGPSERMPIQVIKAFGILKRAAAEVNKDYGLDPRLADAIVQAADEVPDTGGTATPLQERVA